A single Oncorhynchus tshawytscha isolate Ot180627B linkage group LG01, Otsh_v2.0, whole genome shotgun sequence DNA region contains:
- the LOC112250401 gene encoding fibronectin type III domain-containing protein 7 yields MGFINWMVIFALIGIGSQSSASSEITVSIFTVTSKSMTVQWSRCSGASSYKITATSKNSLDASAFAQFGANSVMGSINSLTPNNMYIIRAEAMDNSLNVLSQAEVEETTASEVPTINMATSKQSESMTVEFTQVSGATSYILRAETADMAFFYETEVSSSPGTVLNLQAYTDYTLSVMSINSGGRSQPSLPVVAKTVVAAPKLNSTSLSNDTIVVGWEPVDHVFLYTISIIMEGSDSRVKLNTTDTSVTFSGLEAGTTYCIKGNAWDPEKRQGDDFTVCQITRPCIPVLTELEVRMVGSEAGLSVSWAPSQGAGEYLAFSSEGLNCTSTTGTCTLAPVGCGQRHTVTVTAINEGGPSIPSAPEEFITFPCPPEPLRVEETKAGNCSVLWDAIPYTDTYVAFIKRDDGQEERCNTSSTSCNYHCQCGYTYLMTVFAFSLAGSSPPGPVLNYTTLPCCPEDVFISLASPGTLEIMWSAVRGAEVYETRAVEGSEVILCNDTAPVCALSDLTCNSPYSVVVIPCNEIRGCNHTCRSHTKETAPCMPEILNVTQINTTSVNVSFSTPNRAGTTYKVSVVAQDNRNTCTSRGTSCEILDLPCGEVYEVSAIATTTVGDSFPSYSIPLETAPCCPATFNVEQVTQAMTNVTWSMARGTHTYMTSLTSPKGTARCHTLDTHCLMGCITCGTNYTVSMEAISRTGHMSECTYHGFSSSACCPSGVKLYRMANNTLRVYWRSTGGLHNYTAKMVGSQSNYTCTPPPGGNTCEVPEIMCGDVYNVVVAPLTQDGAMVQFCPQRMYSVSCSGSNVGMVIYRGKRSLD; encoded by the exons CCTCAGCCTTCGCCCAGTTCGGTGCCAACTCTGTGATGGGCTCCATCAACTCTCTAACCCCCAACAACATGTACATCATCAGGGCTGAGGCCATGGATAACAGCCTGAATGTTTTGAGCCAGGCTGAAGTAGAAGAGACCACCG cTTCTGAGGTGCCCACCATCAACATGGCAACATCAAAACAGAGTGAGAGCATGACCGTGGAGTTCACTCAGGTGTCCGGGGCCACTTCCTACATCCTGCGTGCCGAGACCGCCGACATGGCCTTCTTCTACGAAACCGAGGTGTCCTCTTCCCCTGGGACCGTGCTCAACCTTCAGGCCTACACCGACTACACTCTCAGTGTCATGTCCATCAACAGCGGAGGCAGGAGCCAGCCTTCCCTCCCTGTGGTAGCAAAGACAG TGGTTGCTGCGCCCAAGCTCAACTCCACCTCTCTCAGCAATGACACCATTGTGGTGGGGTGGGAGCCTGTGGACCACGTTTTCCTGTACACCATTAGCATCATCATGGAGGGCTCAGACAGCAGGGTGAAGCTCAACACCACTGACACCAGCGTGACCTTCTCTGGCCTGGAGGCTGGGACAACCTATTGCATCAAGGGCAATGCCTGGGACCCCGAGAAAAGACAGGGAGACGACTTCACCGTCTGCCAGATCACAC gtccaTGCATCCCTGTGCTCACTGAGTTGGAGGTGAGGATGGTGGGCTCTGAGGCCGGTCTGTCTGTGTCCTGGGCTCCATCTCAGGGGGCAGGGGAGTACCTGGCCTTCAGCTCAGAGGGGCTGAACTGTACCTCTACCACCGGCACCTGCACCCTGGCCCCCGTGGGGTGTGGCCAGAGACACACCGTCACCGTGACAGCCATCAACGAGGGAGGACCCAGCATCCCTTCTGCTCCTGAGGAGTTCATCACCT TCCCCTGCCCACCAGAGCCTCTGCGtgtggaggagaccaaggcaggTAATTGCTCTGTGTTGTGGGACGCCATACCCTACACCGACACTTACGTGGCCTTCATCAAGAGGGATGATGGTCAGGAGGAGAGGTGCAACACCAGCTCCACCAGCTGTAACTATCACTGCCAGTGTGGATACACCTACCTGATGACTGTGTTCGCCTTCAGCCTGGCTGGATCCAGCCCACCGGGCCCCGTGCTCAACTACACCACCT TACCCTGTTGTCCCGAGGACGTGTTCATCTCCCTGGCCTCCCCCGGCACCCTGGAGATCATGTGGTCAGCAGTGCGCGGGGCTGAGGTGTACGAGACGCGGGCGGTGGAAGGGTCAGAGGTCATCCTGTGTAACGACACGGCACCAGTGTGCGCTCTCTCCGACCTCACCTGTAACAGCCCCTACAGTGTGGTGGTGATCCCCTGTAATGAGATTAGAGGGTGCAACCACACCTGCAGATCACACACTAAGGAGACAG cTCCCTGTATGCCAGAGATCCTGAATGTGACCCAGATCAACACCACCAGTGTCAATGTCAGCTTTAGTACTCCCAACAGAGCAGGTACCACCTACAAAGTGAGCGTAGTGGCCCAGGACAACAGAAACACCTGCACTTCCAGAGGAACGTCCTGTGAGATACTTGACCTGCCCTGTGGCGAGGTCTATGAGGTCAGCGCCATAGCAACCACCACCGTGGGCGACAGTTTTCCCAGCTACAGTATTCCACTGGAAACAG CACCCTGTTGCCCGGCAACCTTTAACGTTGAACAGGTGACTCAGGCCATGACAAATGTCACCTGGTCGATGGCGAGAGGCACACACACCTACATGACCTCTCTGACCTCACCGAAAGGCACCGCCCGCTGCCACACCCTGGACACCCACTGCCTGATGGGATGCATCACCTGCGGAACAAACTACACCGTCAGCATGGAGGCCATCAGCCGCACTGGACACATGTCTGAGTGCACCTATCATGGCTTCTCATCCA GTGCTTGTTGTCCATCGGGCGTGAAGCTGTACAGGATGGCCAACAACACACTGCGTGTATACTGGCGTTCCACTGGCGGTCTCCATAACTACACGGCCAAGATGGTTGGTAGCCAGTCCAACTACACCTGCACCCCTCCCCCCGGGGGCAACACCTGTGAAGTGCCGGAGATCATGTGTGGGGACGTCTACAACGTAGTGGTGGCCCCTCTCACCCAGGACGGAGCCATGGTCCAGTTCTGCCCCCAGAGGATGTACTCAG TTTCCTGCTCGGGAAGCAATGTTGGAATGG TAATCTATCGAGGAAAGAGAAGTTTGGACTAG